From bacterium, one genomic window encodes:
- a CDS encoding type II secretion system protein: protein MRKDPKQGGWTLVELMLVVALIGLVVPPMTLLFIKVGQGMGADEMHNQLKKLNEETNLRLHIRLLSNKHMFQNDASGVSYFSKVGLGTGAPATISGTHLAMTQPSTVSSFSPSSGSIPASFGNSLFFAAFDQPATFGTQSYVAPLTVKGASITYGASNGSLPATLLIDVYRFYYYYLTTSTHPLTGVQSYGLVEWKSIQYADFYELSNIGDSTLKSRAISWIANAGNFSGGPITWAWDPAQSNPANAFYNLTTAGGFGVAGATIIAQSNGCNYLTKTPSGILSGGFLYGICGNNSSWKDKPPPTVPIYATASGNYPGGFEVGIMGKGAGVQVLTRYLTVAKGNAPRIVWNDLTTIHNTKDVW from the coding sequence ATGCGGAAGGATCCAAAACAGGGAGGCTGGACCCTGGTGGAGTTGATGTTGGTGGTGGCCCTGATCGGTCTTGTGGTCCCACCCATGACCCTGCTTTTCATCAAGGTGGGGCAAGGGATGGGCGCCGACGAAATGCATAACCAGCTCAAGAAACTGAACGAAGAGACCAATCTCCGGCTCCATATACGGCTTCTTTCCAATAAACACATGTTCCAGAACGACGCTTCGGGAGTGAGCTATTTCTCGAAGGTGGGCCTGGGCACAGGAGCGCCGGCCACCATTTCGGGGACTCACTTGGCCATGACCCAACCCTCCACGGTGAGTTCTTTTTCACCATCCTCCGGGTCCATCCCGGCGAGTTTCGGCAACAGCCTCTTTTTCGCCGCCTTCGACCAGCCGGCCACTTTTGGGACCCAGTCCTATGTCGCGCCCCTGACCGTGAAGGGGGCCAGTATCACCTATGGTGCCAGTAACGGAAGCCTACCCGCGACGCTCTTGATCGATGTTTACCGCTTCTATTACTATTACCTGACCACCAGCACCCATCCCTTGACGGGTGTCCAATCCTACGGCCTGGTGGAATGGAAAAGCATTCAATACGCTGATTTCTACGAATTGAGCAATATCGGGGATTCCACCCTCAAGAGCCGTGCGATCTCCTGGATCGCCAACGCGGGTAATTTTTCGGGAGGTCCCATCACCTGGGCTTGGGATCCGGCCCAATCGAACCCGGCGAACGCCTTCTATAACCTGACCACCGCAGGAGGATTCGGCGTCGCCGGAGCTACCATCATCGCCCAATCCAATGGATGTAATTACCTGACCAAGACCCCCTCGGGTATTTTGAGCGGGGGGTTCCTCTATGGCATCTGTGGTAATAATTCCAGTTGGAAGGACAAACCGCCGCCGACGGTCCCTATTTACGCGACCGCTTCCGGTAATTATCCTGGGGGATTCGAGGTAGGCATCATGGGCAAAGGCGCTGGGGTGCAAGTCTTGACCCGCTATTTGACCGTCGCCAAAGGGAACGCCCCGCGGATCGTGTGGAACGACTTGACGACCATTCATAATACGAAGGATGTCTGGTAG